The Nitrospirota bacterium genome includes a region encoding these proteins:
- a CDS encoding NAD(P)H-dependent oxidoreductase subunit E, with translation MNVEEVNVDVDEVIGKVGAILCEHDRKKGVLIHTFQKIQEEHGYLPEDILNQLAKKLSLPLAEVYSVASFYKQFHFSPRGRKVVRVCMGTACHVRGAKKVLDAIEGEFGIRDGETTPDLAMTLETVGCVGCCGLAPVATINEDVVGDIGKKKLNDMIKSIKED, from the coding sequence ATGAACGTAGAAGAAGTTAATGTCGATGTCGATGAGGTGATCGGTAAGGTAGGCGCGATCCTCTGCGAGCATGACCGGAAAAAGGGAGTCCTTATCCATACCTTCCAGAAGATCCAGGAGGAGCATGGATATCTGCCTGAAGATATTCTCAATCAGCTTGCAAAGAAACTTTCGCTGCCTCTTGCAGAAGTGTACAGCGTTGCAAGTTTCTATAAGCAGTTCCATTTTTCTCCCCGCGGCAGAAAGGTTGTCAGGGTCTGCATGGGAACAGCCTGTCATGTTAGGGGAGCAAAGAAGGTCCTAGACGCCATTGAGGGGGAGTTCGGCATCAGGGATGGGGAGACTACGCCCGACCTTGCCATGACGCTCGAAACAGTCGGCTGCGTCGGTTGCTGCGGACTGGCTCCTGTTGCAACGATAAATGAGGATGTTGTCGGAGACATCGGCAAGAAGAAACTGAACGATATGATCAAGTCAATTAAAGAGGACTAA
- the cooS gene encoding anaerobic carbon-monoxide dehydrogenase catalytic subunit: MSKTDKKIRTAQPAAAEIIENMIGIETCFDRADKMKPCPIGHEGACCKNCYMGPCRLVGKNAEEEARGVCGATLPVVAARYMARMIAGGTAAHGDHGRDMVFTLLAVAEGHAKDFKVKDVKKLYRTADILGIEFEGREVHDVAKDVANKLIEDFSRQKGEMNFVKRAPKKTQERWKKYGVMPRGLDRDTVEVMDRTTMGMDADPDSILTAAIRCALANGWGGSMISTDVTDILFGTPMPIKAEASLGIFKEDEVNIVVHGHEPSLAEMIVEAVSEPELIAYAQTKGAKGINLGGMCCTANEVLMRHGIATAGGFTNQEPAIMTGLIDAFTVDVQCIIPAIVDVAKKFHTIVITSSDKVKIPGATHIPFDEHIAKDQARQIVRMAIDNYPNRTKKGSHVTEKFPLIGGFSHEYIEYMQGGKWRGSFRPLNDAIMAGRVRGVVGLAGCDNPRWPSTSVHKYLATELIKNDVLIVSTGCSSAACGGSGYLTPEMALENAGPGLREVCEAIGIPPILHLGACVDNSRILTIASAMAAEGGLSDEIGGMPAVGIAPEFITEKAISIGVYFAASGVPCIFGGESPVKASKEVTRIMTEVWMERFKGALVFEPDPEKMLALALDYIDKARENLKLKKYEPGKFGTEKVLMDMAARREIRGHAGL; encoded by the coding sequence ATGAGCAAGACAGATAAGAAGATAAGAACGGCGCAGCCTGCGGCTGCAGAGATCATAGAAAATATGATCGGTATTGAAACCTGTTTTGACAGGGCCGATAAAATGAAGCCCTGTCCCATAGGGCACGAGGGTGCCTGCTGCAAGAACTGCTATATGGGTCCCTGCCGGCTTGTCGGCAAGAATGCCGAGGAAGAGGCCCGCGGCGTCTGCGGAGCAACACTCCCGGTCGTGGCAGCCCGGTACATGGCCCGCATGATCGCAGGCGGTACTGCTGCTCATGGCGACCATGGACGCGACATGGTCTTTACGCTCCTTGCTGTTGCCGAAGGGCATGCAAAGGACTTCAAGGTCAAGGATGTGAAAAAACTTTACCGGACTGCCGATATCCTCGGGATAGAATTTGAGGGCAGGGAGGTCCATGATGTGGCGAAGGACGTTGCCAATAAGCTCATCGAGGACTTCAGCAGGCAGAAGGGTGAGATGAATTTTGTAAAGCGTGCTCCAAAGAAGACCCAGGAACGCTGGAAAAAATACGGTGTTATGCCCCGCGGTCTTGACCGGGACACGGTCGAGGTCATGGACCGGACCACGATGGGGATGGATGCAGACCCTGATTCTATCCTGACCGCGGCCATACGCTGCGCCCTTGCTAATGGATGGGGTGGGAGCATGATCTCAACAGACGTGACTGATATCCTCTTCGGGACCCCGATGCCGATCAAGGCGGAGGCGAGTCTCGGCATATTCAAGGAAGATGAAGTGAATATCGTTGTCCATGGTCATGAACCTTCTCTTGCCGAGATGATCGTTGAGGCGGTAAGTGAACCTGAACTCATTGCCTATGCCCAGACAAAGGGTGCAAAGGGTATCAACCTCGGCGGCATGTGCTGTACGGCAAATGAAGTGCTGATGAGGCATGGCATTGCGACAGCCGGCGGCTTTACGAACCAGGAGCCTGCTATCATGACCGGACTGATCGATGCCTTCACGGTCGATGTCCAGTGCATCATTCCGGCCATTGTTGATGTGGCAAAGAAGTTCCATACCATCGTCATCACGTCATCTGACAAGGTGAAGATTCCGGGCGCCACCCACATCCCCTTTGACGAGCATATTGCGAAGGATCAGGCCCGCCAGATCGTCAGGATGGCAATCGATAATTACCCCAACAGGACGAAGAAGGGCAGCCATGTTACTGAGAAGTTCCCTCTGATCGGAGGCTTCTCTCACGAGTATATCGAGTATATGCAGGGCGGCAAATGGAGAGGATCCTTCAGACCGCTCAATGATGCTATCATGGCTGGCCGCGTGCGCGGTGTTGTAGGACTTGCCGGTTGTGACAACCCCAGATGGCCTTCGACAAGTGTTCACAAATATCTGGCAACTGAACTGATCAAAAATGATGTCTTGATCGTATCGACCGGCTGCAGCTCTGCTGCCTGCGGCGGTTCGGGGTACCTGACTCCTGAAATGGCTCTTGAGAATGCCGGTCCCGGACTCAGAGAGGTCTGCGAGGCGATCGGCATACCGCCGATCCTTCACCTTGGAGCATGCGTTGATAACTCGCGCATACTTACGATCGCAAGTGCAATGGCTGCTGAAGGTGGTCTGTCCGACGAGATCGGCGGCATGCCTGCGGTGGGCATTGCCCCTGAGTTTATCACCGAGAAGGCTATATCTATCGGTGTTTATTTTGCAGCCTCCGGAGTTCCCTGTATCTTCGGCGGTGAATCTCCTGTCAAGGCGTCAAAGGAAGTTACCCGGATCATGACCGAGGTCTGGATGGAGCGGTTTAAAGGTGCGCTGGTCTTTGAGCCTGATCCTGAGAAGATGCTCGCTCTTGCCCTGGATTACATCGATAAGGCTCGTGAGAATCTGAAACTGAAGAAATATGAGCCGGGCAAGTTCGGCACTGAGAAGGTCCTTATGGATATGGCTGCAAGGCGTGAGATCAGGGGGCATGCAGGTCTGTAA
- a CDS encoding acetyl-CoA decarbonylase/synthase complex subunit delta, protein MAFTAPKETYSGKVYPVTIGTGDKAVTFGGETVLPFHSFEGETPNRPVIAIEIQDVPPTDWPENAKKPYEAVSSDPVAWAKFCQDELKAKVIALRLVGTHPDRENRSPEDAAKTVKDVLAAVQVPLIILGSNHAEKDTAVLVAAAEAAKDRNCIIGKAQEANYKTIAAAAMANNHKLIAMSELDINLSKQLNILISQMGFDKEKVITDPMCSALGYGLEYTYSVMERIRLAALTQNDMTMQQPILGDVGMYVWKVKETIASEADLPQWGAAEERGIAWEAETAGALLVAGAELLIMRHPKAIKAVETLIDELV, encoded by the coding sequence ATGGCTTTTACAGCACCAAAAGAGACGTACTCCGGTAAAGTTTATCCGGTGACCATTGGCACGGGTGATAAGGCGGTGACCTTTGGCGGAGAAACTGTACTCCCGTTCCATTCTTTTGAAGGAGAAACACCGAACAGACCGGTCATTGCAATCGAGATACAGGATGTTCCTCCGACAGACTGGCCGGAAAATGCAAAAAAACCCTATGAGGCGGTCAGCAGTGATCCTGTTGCCTGGGCGAAATTTTGTCAGGACGAGTTGAAGGCAAAGGTTATCGCGTTACGGCTTGTAGGAACGCACCCTGACAGGGAGAACCGTTCTCCGGAAGATGCAGCAAAGACGGTGAAGGATGTGCTTGCTGCGGTCCAGGTTCCCCTGATCATTCTCGGAAGCAACCATGCGGAAAAGGATACTGCTGTTCTTGTTGCTGCTGCTGAAGCGGCCAAAGACAGGAACTGTATCATCGGCAAGGCGCAGGAGGCAAACTATAAGACGATTGCTGCTGCTGCCATGGCAAACAACCATAAGCTGATCGCCATGTCAGAGCTTGATATAAACCTTTCGAAGCAGCTGAACATCCTGATCTCCCAGATGGGTTTTGACAAGGAGAAGGTGATCACAGACCCGATGTGCTCTGCACTGGGCTATGGCCTTGAATACACCTACTCGGTCATGGAGAGGATCCGTCTTGCTGCACTGACCCAGAATGATATGACCATGCAGCAGCCGATCTTGGGCGATGTGGGCATGTACGTCTGGAAGGTTAAGGAAACAATTGCATCCGAGGCAGATCTGCCGCAGTGGGGTGCAGCGGAAGAACGGGGTATTGCGTGGGAAGCTGAGACTGCCGGAGCCCTCCTGGTCGCGGGAGCGGAACTCCTCATCATGAGACATCCCAAGGCAATCAAGGCAGTTGAAACGTTAATTGACGAACTGGTCTAA
- the gltA gene encoding NADPH-dependent glutamate synthase encodes MAELKPAERMKIKRHEMPNQDPVVRSSNYEEVALGYTLETAKEEAERCLQCKDPKCVQGCPVGVLIPQFIKALREGDMVTAVKWMKVKNNLPAVCGRVCPQEVQCEGNCILSKKGEAVAIGRLERFVGDYELSQRTCPMVKAPKTGKKVAVVGSGPAGLTCAVDVAREGHDVTLFESLHGPGGVLIYGIPEFRLPKSVVHGEISYAAECLCIDIKTDHVIGRSFTLDELLSDFDAVFLGTGAGLPSFMRIPGINLNGVMSANEFLTRVNLMKAYQFPDYDTPVKLGKKVAVIGAGNVAMDAVRCSQRLMSLEAKKTGGSPGEAHIVYRRSKDEVPARAEEVHHAAEEGVIFDFLTNPIEILGDDKRKVRALRCVRMELGEPDASGRRKPVEIKGSEFDMEIDTVIMALGTNPNPIVFVDAEGLERTKYGTAVADNETGRTKKKRVWAGGDVVTGAATVISAMGAGKRAAADINKFLKGEAAWE; translated from the coding sequence ATGGCTGAACTGAAACCTGCAGAACGCATGAAGATAAAACGGCACGAGATGCCGAACCAGGACCCTGTAGTGAGGAGCAGCAACTACGAAGAGGTTGCTCTCGGCTATACACTGGAGACGGCAAAAGAAGAGGCAGAGCGCTGCCTGCAGTGCAAGGACCCCAAATGCGTGCAGGGCTGCCCGGTCGGCGTCCTGATACCGCAATTTATCAAGGCCTTGCGCGAAGGCGACATGGTTACGGCCGTTAAATGGATGAAGGTCAAGAACAACCTTCCGGCGGTCTGCGGACGTGTATGTCCGCAGGAAGTCCAGTGCGAGGGAAATTGCATACTCTCCAAGAAAGGCGAGGCGGTCGCCATAGGAAGGCTTGAGCGTTTTGTCGGGGATTACGAACTCAGCCAACGCACATGCCCAATGGTAAAGGCCCCCAAAACGGGCAAGAAGGTTGCGGTTGTCGGCTCAGGCCCTGCAGGCCTCACCTGTGCCGTTGACGTTGCACGGGAAGGTCATGATGTAACGCTTTTTGAATCCCTGCACGGGCCGGGCGGGGTTCTGATCTACGGCATCCCTGAATTCAGGCTCCCCAAGAGCGTCGTCCACGGCGAGATCAGTTACGCAGCCGAGTGCCTCTGTATAGATATCAAGACAGACCATGTGATAGGCCGCTCCTTCACCCTCGATGAGCTGCTGAGTGATTTCGATGCGGTATTCCTCGGCACCGGCGCAGGACTCCCGTCGTTCATGCGCATTCCGGGAATCAATCTGAACGGCGTCATGTCGGCTAACGAGTTTCTCACGCGGGTGAACCTGATGAAGGCATACCAGTTTCCCGACTATGACACACCGGTAAAATTAGGAAAAAAGGTCGCAGTGATCGGCGCAGGCAATGTTGCGATGGACGCGGTTAGATGCAGTCAGAGACTCATGTCTTTAGAGGCAAAAAAGACCGGAGGGTCTCCCGGCGAGGCGCATATCGTATACCGCCGCTCCAAGGATGAGGTTCCGGCGAGAGCAGAAGAAGTGCACCATGCAGCGGAGGAAGGTGTGATATTTGACTTCCTTACCAATCCAATCGAGATCCTCGGTGATGACAAGAGAAAAGTACGTGCGCTCCGCTGCGTGCGCATGGAACTGGGCGAACCGGATGCTTCGGGCAGGAGAAAGCCGGTAGAGATCAAGGGATCGGAATTCGACATGGAGATCGACACGGTGATCATGGCACTTGGCACAAACCCGAACCCAATCGTTTTTGTTGATGCTGAAGGTCTTGAAAGAACCAAATACGGGACCGCAGTCGCTGACAATGAAACAGGAAGGACAAAGAAGAAGCGTGTCTGGGCAGGCGGCGATGTCGTAACCGGTGCAGCGACCGTCATCAGCGCCATGGGCGCAGGCAAACGTGCTGCTGCCGATATCAACAAATTTCTGAAGGGCGAGGCAGCCTGGGAATAA
- a CDS encoding dihydropteroate synthase, whose amino-acid sequence MLIIGEKLSVIAKRVREAMMKKDKGPIQEIATRQWKEGSGIIDANIGPAEDGGEDLMQWMVTTIQEVVPLPVCLDTTNGKAIEAGLKVHNNQWGKALINSTSNDPERFPILELGAKYNCDVIGLTVGKGGLPADAEERAGIAAEIMGRAMEYGLPLENLYLDPLVLQIATTQDQARHVIEAVKLFQHINEPAMKTVVGLSNISNGCPKALRPILNKHMFVLLQEAGLTAAIADAKEMAEVNEERSMILDVMAGKEIADKQKMAEIRKTLDVIMGRTLYAHSYLEM is encoded by the coding sequence ATGCTGATCATTGGAGAGAAGTTGAGCGTCATAGCCAAACGGGTTCGTGAGGCCATGATGAAGAAGGACAAAGGACCGATCCAGGAGATCGCGACGAGGCAGTGGAAGGAAGGGTCTGGCATCATCGATGCAAACATCGGCCCTGCAGAGGATGGAGGCGAGGATCTTATGCAGTGGATGGTGACTACCATACAGGAGGTTGTTCCTCTTCCTGTATGTCTTGATACGACGAACGGGAAGGCGATCGAAGCCGGCCTGAAAGTGCATAACAACCAGTGGGGCAAGGCGCTGATCAATTCGACATCGAATGATCCGGAGCGCTTCCCTATCCTCGAGCTCGGCGCGAAATACAATTGCGATGTCATCGGCCTGACGGTCGGCAAGGGCGGTCTTCCCGCTGATGCAGAGGAAAGAGCCGGTATAGCGGCTGAGATCATGGGGCGCGCAATGGAATACGGACTTCCTCTCGAGAATCTGTATCTTGACCCTCTGGTCCTCCAGATAGCCACAACGCAGGATCAGGCCCGTCACGTAATAGAAGCGGTCAAGCTGTTCCAGCATATTAACGAGCCGGCCATGAAGACGGTCGTCGGGCTGAGCAATATTTCAAACGGCTGCCCAAAGGCACTCAGGCCGATCCTGAACAAACATATGTTCGTCCTGCTTCAGGAAGCGGGTCTGACCGCCGCAATAGCCGATGCCAAGGAGATGGCAGAGGTGAATGAGGAACGGAGCATGATTCTGGATGTGATGGCCGGCAAGGAAATAGCGGACAAGCAGAAGATGGCCGAGATCCGGAAAACGCTCGATGTTATCATGGGAAGGACGCTTTACGCTCATTCATATCTCGAAATGTAA
- a CDS encoding sulfide/dihydroorotate dehydrogenase-like FAD/NAD-binding protein translates to MYKILSKEVLSNVVKLMDIEAPHVARKAAAGQFVIVRIDEFGERIPLTIADYNREKGSITIIFQELGKSTIQLGKLNPGDSLASFAGPLGHPTEIENFGTVVCMGGGVGIAPIYPIARALREAGNKVISIIGARTKELLFWEEKMRAVSDELIICTDDGSHGRKSLVTEPLKEILDNKANTIAKVWAIGPAIMMKFVTLTTKPYNVPTIVSLNTIMIDGTGMCGGCRVLLEEGAQFVCVDGPEFDGHKVDWDNLLSRLSFYKDEEKLAVEHYEHKCRIDGATVKGRE, encoded by the coding sequence GTGTACAAGATACTCAGTAAAGAGGTATTGAGCAATGTGGTAAAACTTATGGATATTGAAGCGCCGCATGTTGCCCGAAAGGCAGCGGCCGGCCAGTTCGTGATCGTTCGCATCGACGAGTTCGGCGAACGCATCCCCCTGACCATTGCCGATTACAACCGCGAAAAAGGTTCGATAACCATAATCTTTCAGGAACTCGGCAAATCGACCATCCAGCTTGGCAAGCTTAACCCCGGTGATTCTTTGGCATCCTTTGCCGGCCCGCTCGGCCATCCCACTGAGATCGAGAACTTCGGCACCGTGGTCTGTATGGGAGGAGGCGTCGGCATCGCGCCGATCTATCCGATCGCACGTGCGCTGAGAGAGGCAGGCAATAAGGTTATATCCATTATCGGCGCCCGCACAAAGGAACTGCTCTTCTGGGAAGAAAAGATGCGGGCTGTTTCTGATGAACTGATCATCTGCACGGATGACGGCTCGCACGGCAGAAAATCGCTGGTGACAGAACCTCTGAAAGAAATTCTCGACAACAAGGCTAATACTATCGCCAAGGTCTGGGCCATCGGTCCCGCCATTATGATGAAGTTTGTGACGCTAACCACCAAACCCTACAATGTCCCGACCATTGTGAGCCTGAACACGATCATGATCGACGGCACCGGCATGTGCGGGGGCTGCAGAGTGCTCCTGGAGGAAGGCGCGCAATTTGTCTGCGTCGACGGCCCCGAGTTTGACGGCCATAAGGTCGACTGGGATAACCTCCTCTCCAGGCTTTCGTTCTATAAAGATGAAGAGAAGCTGGCTGTTGAGCACTATGAGCACAAGTGCAGGATCGACGGCGCTACCGTAAAGGGGAGGGAATAA
- the cdhC gene encoding CO dehydrogenase/CO-methylating acetyl-CoA synthase complex subunit beta has translation MSKLIASAAIRGAQTLVKQADEMLQKAIAEKGKDFVFEFPDTAFYLPMIYAMTGFPVKTLGDMNVALGFAKELLHDEPEEHVWKPYLGEALDSGMATLFAEEILLAVRYIYGLEPCTDPETGYVYNGYISDTIQRNLGVQLVDGSMPGFAAIIGAAPTEDIAVSMVRELQEKNILTFLSGESNGNSVTKQLLKKGVELGWDARIVPLGPGTEHTLYALDWAIRASLIFGGKKPGDFKGHLKYQKDRVFAFAIALGPLDDIKWSTGAGAINMGFPAIADTDVPVIHPTGVCTYEEVDKEFDHAKIVRRAIELRGLKITVEKPPIPVAFGPAFEGERIRKEDTFIEFGGQRTPAFEWVRMRELDEIEDNKIIVVGDNWQERFEKGGQLPLGLLIEVAGRKMQKDFESVLERKIHANINEAQGVWHMGQRDINWIRISNNAKKAGFTLEHLGVVNAAMTHHRFKSIVDKVQITLFIDEGDVKQKLEEARAAYKERDHRLGNLTDEAVDVFYSCLLCQSFAPAHVCVITPERLGLCGAYNWLDGKAAYEIDPTGGNQPIAKGECLDARYGRYSGSDEYLKKATGGAVETMNLYTLMENPMTSCGCFECIIAIVPEANGVMIVNRGHTGMTPVGMKFSTLAGTVGGGAQTPGFMGVGVNFTTSKKFLFGDGGIKRLVWMPKSLKERIGEEFKKRAEEAGVPDLLDKIADETICEDSEKLLEHLTAVGHPALEMDSII, from the coding sequence ATGTCCAAACTTATCGCTTCTGCAGCCATACGGGGTGCTCAAACGCTCGTTAAACAGGCGGATGAGATGCTCCAGAAGGCGATCGCAGAAAAAGGAAAGGATTTTGTCTTCGAGTTCCCTGATACTGCTTTTTATCTGCCCATGATCTACGCGATGACAGGGTTCCCGGTCAAAACGCTGGGCGACATGAATGTTGCCCTGGGATTTGCGAAGGAACTGCTTCACGACGAGCCCGAGGAGCATGTCTGGAAACCGTATCTCGGCGAGGCGCTTGACTCGGGCATGGCCACGCTCTTTGCCGAAGAGATCCTGCTTGCTGTCAGATATATATACGGCCTTGAGCCTTGCACAGACCCTGAAACAGGGTACGTGTATAACGGATATATCTCCGACACGATCCAGAGAAATCTTGGCGTGCAGCTGGTCGACGGTTCCATGCCGGGTTTTGCTGCGATCATCGGTGCTGCGCCGACCGAAGACATTGCGGTAAGCATGGTCCGTGAACTCCAGGAGAAGAATATCCTCACCTTCCTGTCCGGAGAATCCAACGGTAACAGCGTCACCAAGCAGCTGCTGAAAAAAGGCGTGGAACTGGGGTGGGATGCCAGAATAGTCCCCCTCGGTCCCGGCACAGAACATACACTCTATGCCCTTGATTGGGCGATCCGTGCATCTCTGATATTCGGCGGCAAGAAGCCCGGCGATTTCAAGGGGCATCTGAAATATCAGAAGGACAGGGTCTTTGCCTTTGCGATCGCGCTCGGGCCGTTGGATGACATCAAGTGGAGCACGGGCGCCGGAGCCATCAATATGGGCTTCCCGGCAATAGCGGATACCGATGTCCCGGTTATCCATCCTACCGGCGTCTGCACCTATGAAGAAGTTGACAAGGAATTCGATCATGCCAAGATCGTCCGCCGGGCCATCGAGCTTCGCGGTCTGAAGATCACGGTCGAGAAACCTCCGATCCCGGTCGCATTCGGTCCTGCATTTGAAGGTGAGCGTATCAGGAAGGAAGATACGTTTATCGAGTTCGGCGGACAGAGGACCCCGGCCTTTGAGTGGGTCAGGATGCGCGAACTTGACGAGATCGAAGACAACAAGATTATCGTTGTCGGCGATAACTGGCAGGAGCGGTTCGAGAAGGGCGGTCAGCTGCCTCTGGGACTCCTTATAGAAGTTGCAGGCCGCAAGATGCAGAAGGATTTTGAATCTGTTCTTGAAAGAAAGATACATGCCAATATTAATGAGGCCCAGGGTGTATGGCATATGGGTCAGAGAGATATCAACTGGATTAGAATAAGCAACAATGCGAAGAAGGCAGGTTTTACCCTGGAGCATCTCGGTGTGGTAAATGCTGCCATGACCCATCATCGGTTCAAGTCGATTGTCGATAAGGTCCAGATCACGCTCTTTATCGATGAAGGTGATGTGAAGCAGAAACTCGAGGAGGCGAGGGCAGCTTATAAGGAGCGTGACCACAGACTCGGCAACCTTACCGACGAGGCGGTCGACGTCTTCTATTCCTGTCTGCTCTGCCAGTCCTTTGCGCCGGCACATGTATGCGTTATTACCCCTGAACGCCTTGGTCTCTGCGGCGCGTACAACTGGCTTGATGGAAAGGCAGCGTATGAGATCGATCCTACAGGCGGCAACCAGCCTATTGCGAAGGGTGAATGCCTCGATGCCCGGTATGGGCGGTATAGCGGATCTGACGAGTATCTCAAAAAGGCGACAGGCGGCGCTGTCGAGACGATGAATCTGTATACCCTGATGGAAAACCCGATGACCTCATGCGGATGCTTCGAGTGCATAATTGCTATCGTCCCTGAAGCAAATGGCGTTATGATCGTAAACCGCGGGCATACCGGCATGACACCGGTAGGGATGAAATTTTCGACTCTTGCCGGAACGGTAGGCGGCGGAGCCCAGACCCCCGGATTTATGGGTGTTGGAGTTAACTTTACTACCAGCAAGAAGTTTCTGTTCGGCGACGGCGGGATCAAGCGGCTCGTATGGATGCCGAAGAGCCTGAAGGAGCGGATAGGCGAAGAATTCAAGAAAAGGGCTGAGGAGGCAGGCGTGCCTGACCTTCTTGACAAGATCGCAGATGAAACGATCTGCGAGGACTCTGAAAAATTATTGGAACATCTTACTGCCGTGGGACACCCTGCGCTTGAGATGGATTCGATAATATAG
- a CDS encoding acetyl-CoA decarbonylase/synthase complex subunit gamma, which produces MALSGVEIFKLLPKTNCKKCGSPTCLAFAMKLAQRQASIDSCPDVSEEAKQKLGEASAPPIRPITLGAGDKAVKMGEETVLFRHDKKFVNPCAFAVEVKDTFSEDEITKICQQVLDSEIDRVGQKLRVDAIMISNASGDAGKLEAAAKIVAAKAAVVPVIINTTNPQAAEAAVKLFSDKKPVIYGANASNAEAMAAVAKANKATLGIAANGLDELSGLTEKIKGLGVEDMILDSGARKAKDIIEHNTLIRRAAIKKGVKSVGYPVINFMQHGDSLVEGLLASVGVAKYASIIVLSSIEKWKNLALFTLRQNIYTDPQVPMQVEQKIYNIGEPTTASPLFITTNFSLTYFIVSGEIENSKVASRLAVMDCEGLSVLTAWAAGKFTASKIAQFIQDSGVEKDVPGKELILPGYVAILSGAVEEKLPGWKITVGPREANAIPAFLKAR; this is translated from the coding sequence ATGGCTTTATCCGGCGTTGAAATATTTAAACTCTTACCGAAAACAAACTGCAAGAAATGCGGATCTCCTACCTGCCTTGCCTTTGCCATGAAACTTGCGCAGAGACAGGCGAGCATTGACTCCTGCCCTGATGTATCCGAAGAGGCAAAGCAGAAACTGGGTGAAGCCTCAGCCCCGCCTATCCGACCGATTACCCTCGGTGCCGGCGATAAGGCTGTCAAGATGGGTGAGGAGACCGTCCTTTTCCGTCATGATAAGAAATTCGTCAATCCCTGCGCCTTTGCCGTTGAGGTCAAAGACACTTTTTCTGAAGACGAAATAACCAAGATTTGCCAGCAGGTCCTTGATTCCGAGATCGACAGGGTGGGCCAGAAGCTCAGGGTCGACGCTATCATGATATCCAATGCGTCCGGCGATGCAGGCAAGCTTGAGGCGGCTGCAAAGATCGTTGCAGCAAAGGCGGCAGTTGTGCCGGTGATCATCAATACCACGAATCCCCAGGCAGCGGAAGCGGCAGTGAAGCTCTTCAGCGACAAAAAGCCGGTCATATATGGTGCGAATGCATCGAATGCCGAGGCAATGGCAGCTGTTGCCAAGGCGAACAAGGCAACGCTGGGCATTGCAGCGAACGGACTTGATGAGCTTTCCGGACTCACGGAAAAGATCAAGGGGCTCGGGGTTGAGGATATGATCCTGGATTCCGGTGCCCGGAAGGCCAAAGATATCATCGAGCATAATACGCTTATCAGAAGGGCTGCCATCAAGAAAGGCGTAAAATCGGTCGGCTATCCTGTTATCAATTTCATGCAGCATGGGGACAGTCTTGTCGAGGGACTGCTGGCGAGTGTCGGCGTAGCAAAGTATGCGTCGATCATTGTCCTGAGCAGCATCGAGAAATGGAAAAATCTTGCGCTCTTCACCCTCAGGCAGAATATTTACACTGACCCGCAGGTGCCGATGCAGGTCGAGCAGAAGATCTATAACATTGGCGAGCCTACGACGGCATCGCCGCTTTTCATCACCACGAACTTCTCGCTTACGTACTTTATAGTGTCCGGCGAGATCGAGAACAGCAAGGTCGCCAGCAGGCTCGCGGTCATGGACTGCGAGGGTCTTTCGGTTCTTACTGCATGGGCTGCAGGCAAGTTTACCGCCTCGAAGATCGCACAGTTTATCCAGGATAGCGGTGTGGAGAAAGATGTCCCGGGCAAGGAGCTTATTCTCCCCGGTTATGTGGCGATCCTGAGCGGTGCGGTCGAGGAGAAACTCCCGGGATGGAAGATAACAGTCGGCCCGCGCGAGGCGAATGCAATACCGGCATTTTTGAAGGCGAGATAG